Part of the Chromatiaceae bacterium genome is shown below.
TCGAATCCAACGTCCTCGATGGTGCTGCCGAACAGCGTGCGCCCGTCACGACGCGGTATCACATATCGGTTGGCGTCCAGCACGATCCGCTGGATGCTGCCCGGCGCCGCATCGAACAACAGCATCTGCCCGCGCATCGGACGCACATCCGGCGGGGTGGGCAGGGTGTCCAGCAGCTTGCGGCTCCACGCGCCGGCACATACCACGGCCGCATCGGCTTCGTGGCGGGCGTCGCCTGTGTCGAGGCCGCGGTAGCGTCCGCCTCCGAGATCGAGTTGCCGTACCGACGTCTGGCTGTGTATCGGGACGCCACTGTCTAGCAGGTGCCGATGCAACGCGCGCGCCAGGCGAGGGTTGCGCACCTGTGCCACGGTTGGCATCCAAAGCGCCCGGTCGGCCGGTTGCGCCGCGGCGGGTTCCAGCCGGGCGAAGGTCTGTCGATCGATCGGCCGTACATCGCGCGCGTGCTGTGCTGCCCATGCGAACGCCTGGTCGGCCTCGTCGGGCGCCACCAGGATCATCCCGTTGACGGTGTACTCGGGATCGATACCGGTATCGCGCGCCAATTGGGAACAGAATTCCGGGTAAACTGCCTGACTCCAGGTCGCCAGATGCGTGACGCTATCCAGATAGCGCCAGGGAAACAACGGCGACACGATGCCGCCACCGGCCCAGGAGGATTCGCGACCGGGCTCGGCACGCTCGAACAGCGTCACGCGCAGGCCGCCACGATGCAACTCGAGCGCGGTCAGCATGCCGATCACGCCGCCGCCAACGATATGGATGTGATTCATGGACTGTGGATGGCTGCCGCTAACTGCTTATCGGCGCGCCGCAGTGCGGCCGTGGCCACGCGGTAGCGGTCGCCAATAACGACACCGTTCGT
Proteins encoded:
- the thiO gene encoding glycine oxidase ThiO, producing MNHIHIVGGGVIGMLTALELHRGGLRVTLFERAEPGRESSWAGGGIVSPLFPWRYLDSVTHLATWSQAVYPEFCSQLARDTGIDPEYTVNGMILVAPDEADQAFAWAAQHARDVRPIDRQTFARLEPAAAQPADRALWMPTVAQVRNPRLARALHRHLLDSGVPIHSQTSVRQLDLGGGRYRGLDTGDARHEADAAVVCAGAWSRKLLDTLPTPPDVRPMRGQMLLFDAAPGSIQRIVLDANRYVIPRRDGRTLFGSTIEDVGFDKSTTRAAYDELYAIATARFPLLAHCRVEAHWAGLRPSSPAGVPYIGRHPAIDGLFVNAGHFRNGIVLGPASARLLADLVLERTPIVDPAPYAWTAARG